The following proteins are co-located in the Salvelinus namaycush isolate Seneca chromosome 31, SaNama_1.0, whole genome shotgun sequence genome:
- the sprn2 gene encoding shadow of prion protein 2 has product MIGQQKLLLLWAWMLLVAALCPGALCKRGGGFRGWGKGTGVGSKGPPSQSHGSSKQGLKMAGAAAAGALGGAAIGYGLGSLGRPRNGYRGGGYGYDADSSSEDQRFHYPEGQGFHNQSDWRRYRNAAGPGPGPMSSILLTLGSMVPFFLGDWIRGI; this is encoded by the coding sequence ATGATAGGCCAGCAGAAGCTTCTCCTCCTGTGGGCATGGATGTTGCTGGTGGCAGCACTGTGCCCTGGTGCCCTATGTAAACGCGGGGGTGGATTCAGGGGCTGGGGAAAGGGTACAGGGGTGGGAAGCAAAGGGCCCCCCTCCCAGAGTCATGGCTCCTCCAAGCAGGGGCTGAAGATGGCAGGGGCAGCAGCCGCTGGGGCACTGGGTGGGGCTGCCATTGGCTACGGGCTGGGGTCACTCGGTAGGCCAAGAAATGGCTACAGGGGAGGTGGGTATGGCTACGACGCAGACTCATCCTCAGAGGACCAGAGATTCCACTATCCTGAAGGTCAAGGGTTTCACAACCAGTCTGACTGGCGTCGCTACAGAAACGCTGCTGGCCCCGGACCTGGACCCATGAGTAGCATCCTCCTCACACTGGGATCAATGGTGCCTTTCTTCTTAGGGGACTGGATAAGGGGAATCTAG
- the LOC120026350 gene encoding uncharacterized protein LOC120026350: MGKLCELALVSLALLALLHTDSTWAKRSGSSSSSKKSSSNNRGSEKKPSKTSNTQTGSYPRQPQSPNRNPNSYPAGGSYPGRGTNQNQNPAGGYPAAGGYPAAGGYPNQQYPGRANPGGYPNQNPAAGGYPAAGGYPAAGGYPNQQYPGRVNPGGYPNQNPVAGGYPAAGGYPNQQYPGRANPGGYPNQNPAAGGYPAAGGYPNQNPGRGGVNQGYPAGGYPVRGGNTGWGQAGGYPGGGMGGGYQPNWNPNNKILSPRYGYGGGHGGMGGGSPFSRSVQNMGHYPSTQSKGFAKKALMAAGVGAVAGMAVGYGLGRFPRPHFNFRNPQEEQSYNNYMYSKYGERSTDENDYGRDYTYKVPPRAESYDSFMDTCMKRNDLLQDQGSDSQATPNNQRNNPQGANSQSLPITPEVGNSSPASNQEGTDTVKPLTPAPAEIAGEDKGKEEDDGLTVSIEEIGYPVLVEQLKNRKCVELYMNYSERFLEKQTAEHSSGSNNNNKYENSRSNPLGQGLVQLITTFLMVLSSTLLLQ, translated from the coding sequence ATGGGGAAGCTATGTGAGCTGGCCCTTGTGTCTCTGGCCCTCCTGGCTCTACTTCATACTGATTCTACATGGGCCAAGAGAAgtggcagcagtagcagcagcaaaaaGTCGTCATCCAACAACAGGGGTTCAGAAAAAAAGCCATCAAAAACATCAAACACGCAGACAGGAAGCTACCCCAGACAACCACAGAGCCCCAACAGGAACCCCAACTCATACCCAGCAGGAGGTAGTTATCCAGGGAGAGGTACCAATCAGAACCAGAACCCAGCCGGTGGATACCCTGCTGCAGGTGGCTATCCTGCTGCAGGTGGCTACCCCAACCAGCAGTATCCAGGCAGAGCCAATCCTGGGGGATATCCAAACCAGAACCCTGCAGCTGGAGGTTACCCAGCCGCTGGTGGCTATCCTGCAGCAGGTGGCTATCCCAACCAGCAGTATCCAGGCAGAGTCAATCCTGGGGGATATCCAAACCAGAACCCTGTAGCTGGAGGTTACCCAGCCGCTGGTGGCTATCCCAACCAGCAGTATCCAGGCCGGGCAAATCCTGGGGGATATCCAAACCAGAATCCAGCAGCGGGTGGTTACCCTGCAGCAGGAGGCTACCCCAACCAGAACCCAGGGAGAGGAGGGGTCAATCAGGGATACCCAGCTGGAGGTTACCCAGTAagagggggaaatactggctggGGGCAGGCAGGGGGCTACCCtggtggagggatgggaggaggttacCAACCCAACTGGAACCCAAACAATAAGATCCTCAGTCCCCGCTATGGTTATGGAGGTGGGCATGGGGGTATGGGAGGTGGCTCTCCCTTCTCACGCTCAGTTCAGAATATGGGGCACTACCCCTCTACTCAGTCCAAGGGCTTTGCTAAGAAGGCTCTTATGGCCGCAGGGGTTGGGGCTGTGGCAGGTATGGCAGTAGGCTATGGCCTTGGGCGTTTCCCTCGCCCACATTTCAACTTCCGCAACCCTCAGGAGGAGCAGTCCTACAACAACTACATGTACAGCAAATACGGTGAACGCTCCACAGATGAAAACGACTATGGCCGGGACTATACCTACAAAGTACCACCGCGGGCAGAGTCCTACGATAGCTTCATGGATACCTGCATGAAGAGGAACGACCTTCTGCAGGATCAGGGCAGCGACTCCCAGGCCACACCTAACAACCAGAGGAACAACCCCCAGGGAGCCAACAGCCAGAGCCTGCCCATCACTCCTGAGGTGGGGAACAGCAGTCCAGCTAGCAACCAGGAGGGAACAGACACAGTGAAGCCTCTCACCCCAGCCCCTGCGGAGATAGCTGGAGAGGATAAGGGTAAGGAGGAGGATGACGGCCTCACAGTGAGCATTGAGGAGATTGGTTACCCTGTATTGGTGGAGCAGCTGAAGAACCGTAAGTGTGTGGAGCTGTACATGAACTACTCTGAGCGTTTCCTGGAGAAGCAGACAGCTGAACACAGCAGCGGCAGCAACAATAACAACAAGTATGAGAACAGTCGCAGTAACCCCCTTGGCCAGGGGCTGGTACAGCTGATAACCACCTTCCTCATGGTCCTGAGCAGCACTCTCCTGCTGCAGTAA